The Plasmodium cynomolgi strain B DNA, chromosome 13, whole genome shotgun sequence DNA segment TGATCAACTCAGGGCGGCGTCCACACTGTGGCGATCATCTGctcgattttattttttctgtaaacGTTTTTACACTGCATGGGCTTCACTTTTCCCCCTTATTTTTACACCTGCTCGTGGACGTTGTCCACATTATCGTAACCGTCGCTGTCGCCGCCGTCTGCGCTGTCTGCACTGTCCGCGGCATCCTCGTCGTTGAGCAGAATATTGGCCGCCCGTGAGTTGCCCACATtggaaatattaaaaaaatgaattcccTTTTGGTTAAACTTGAGCAGGAGTTTTAAAAAGTCATTTTCATCCAAACTGACACTCCTGCATTCAGTCATGTCCAGCTCCTTCAGAGTATCGAGGcagtattttttaaaaggaaaattaacaGGTACGATTTTGTTAAAGGTACAAAAATTCTTGTAATTATGTTCGAGCATATTTAAAACTGCATTTCTCTTAAAAATGGCATGCAgcgtttttcgttttctgcTAAAACAAATTCTTAGCAAATTATCCCATTCATCAAAATTGacaaagaaattattttcctttgggATAAGTTTCAAAATGACACTATCAACTTTTGGGGGGGGATTAAAACTACTTCGATCCAcattgcatatttttacaactttgcAAAATAGCTTAACATTTACTGTCAACCTGCTGTAGTTGCTATCCCCTACATTGGCTAGCATTCTCTCTGCAAATTCTTTTTGAAACATTAACACTGCACATTTGAATAATGGTCTGTGTGcaattaatttgaaaatgagAGGACTGGATATTTTATATGGAATGTTAGC contains these protein-coding regions:
- a CDS encoding dimethyladenosine transferase (putative), with the translated sequence MKPKRGYHQGVVNKPMSILKNVSDAIGKKKSSTTQGGNGSRHISTSKVKSGNKMNMILYKKHGQHLLKNPGILDKILLAAKIKSSDVVLEIGCGTGNLTVKLLPIAKKVITIDIDARMVTNIPYKISSPLIFKLIAHRPLFKCAVLMFQKEFAERMLANVGDSNYSRLTVNVKLFCKVVKICNVDRSSFNPPPKVDSVILKLIPKENNFFVNFDEWDNLLRICFSRKRKTLHAIFKRNAVLNMLEHNYKNFCTFNKIVPVNFPFKKYCLDTLKELDMTECRSVSLDENDFLKLLLKFNQKGIHFFNISNVGNSRAANILLNDEDAADSADSADGGDSDGYDNVDNVHEQV